One uncultured Jannaschia sp. DNA segment encodes these proteins:
- a CDS encoding outer membrane protein assembly factor BamD: MTTGGTIRWTGALAALAILAACGRGGTSIDLEDTSPEGIYQQAEVQLAAGDPDDAAILFGEVERLYPYSEWAKRGLIMQAFAYHEDRDYENARASAQRFIDFYPADEDAAYAQYLLALSYYDQIDQVGRDQGLTFQALSSLRTVIETYPDSEYARSSILKFDLAFDHLAAKEMEIGRYYLKRGFYPSSINRFRAVVEEFQTTTHTPEALMRLVEAYLALGLTEEAQTAGAILGHNFQSSPFYDDAFRQLTGRGLSPEAAGTGWLRDIYRRTIRGNWL; the protein is encoded by the coding sequence ATGACGACCGGTGGAACGATACGATGGACCGGCGCGCTCGCCGCGCTTGCGATCCTTGCGGCGTGTGGACGCGGCGGGACCAGCATCGATCTCGAAGACACGTCGCCCGAAGGCATCTACCAGCAGGCCGAAGTCCAGCTCGCCGCCGGTGACCCCGATGATGCGGCCATCCTTTTCGGCGAGGTCGAGCGGCTCTATCCCTACAGCGAATGGGCCAAGCGCGGCCTCATCATGCAGGCCTTCGCCTATCACGAGGATCGCGACTACGAGAACGCGCGCGCCTCGGCCCAGCGCTTCATCGACTTCTACCCGGCAGACGAGGACGCGGCCTACGCGCAATATCTCCTCGCGCTCAGCTATTACGACCAGATCGACCAGGTGGGCCGCGACCAGGGCCTGACCTTCCAGGCGCTCTCCAGCCTGCGCACCGTCATCGAGACCTATCCCGACAGCGAATACGCCCGCTCGTCGATCCTGAAGTTCGACCTCGCCTTCGATCACCTCGCCGCCAAGGAGATGGAGATCGGGCGCTACTACCTCAAGCGCGGCTTCTACCCGTCCTCGATCAACCGGTTCCGCGCCGTGGTCGAGGAATTCCAGACCACGACCCACACGCCCGAGGCCCTGATGCGCCTGGTCGAGGCCTATCTGGCCCTCGGCCTCACCGAGGAGGCCCAGACCGCGGGCGCGATCCTCGGGCACAATTTCCAGTCCTCGCCCTTCTACGACGACGCCTTTCGGCAATTGACCGGCCGCGGCCTCTCGCCCGAGGCGGCGGGCACCGGCTGGCTGCGCGACATCTATCGCCGCACGATCCGGGGCAACTGGCTCTAG
- the lpxC gene encoding UDP-3-O-acyl-N-acetylglucosamine deacetylase, translated as MQNTIRTAIHFTGVGLHHGRSARMSIHPAMANHGIWFRRTDVAGNGMIAARHDSVETSPLCTLLINEAGVSVSTVEHVMAALTGCGINNAIVEIDGPEVPILDGSASDFVRAILKAGIARQDAPVHALEVLRRVHVSDGAASATLTPAPELEIDFSIDFTDRAIGQQHKVLRLSNGTFVRELCDSRTFCRQSDVDAMHAAGKALGGSLANAVVVDGDRVVNPEGFRHTDEAVRHKMLDALGDLSLAGAPILGRYTGIRAGHAMTNKLLHALFADPLAYRVRTLTAAECGILPGAGLEKDVFTHL; from the coding sequence ATGCAGAACACGATCCGCACCGCGATCCACTTCACCGGCGTCGGCCTGCACCATGGCCGGTCCGCCCGCATGTCCATTCATCCCGCCATGGCAAATCACGGGATCTGGTTCCGTCGCACCGATGTTGCGGGCAACGGCATGATCGCCGCGCGCCACGACAGCGTCGAGACCTCGCCGCTCTGCACGCTGCTGATCAACGAGGCGGGCGTTTCCGTCTCGACGGTCGAGCATGTCATGGCCGCGCTGACCGGCTGCGGCATCAACAACGCCATCGTCGAGATTGACGGCCCCGAGGTTCCCATCCTCGACGGATCCGCCTCGGATTTCGTGCGGGCCATCCTCAAGGCCGGCATCGCGCGTCAGGACGCGCCGGTCCATGCTCTGGAAGTGCTCCGCCGGGTGCATGTGTCCGACGGTGCCGCCTCGGCCACGCTGACGCCCGCACCCGAGCTCGAGATCGACTTCTCCATCGACTTCACCGACCGCGCCATCGGCCAGCAGCACAAGGTGCTGCGCCTGTCGAACGGTACGTTCGTGCGCGAGCTCTGCGACAGCCGCACCTTCTGTCGTCAGTCCGATGTCGACGCGATGCATGCTGCGGGCAAGGCGCTCGGCGGCTCGCTTGCGAACGCCGTCGTGGTCGATGGCGACCGCGTCGTGAACCCCGAGGGCTTTCGCCACACCGACGAGGCCGTGCGTCACAAGATGCTCGATGCGCTGGGCGACCTGTCGCTGGCCGGTGCGCCCATCCTCGGTCGCTACACCGGCATCCGTGCCGGTCACGCCATGACGAACAAGCTTCTGCACGCTCTGTTCGCCGACCCGCTCGCCTACCGCGTCCGCACGCTGACGGCGGCCGAATGCGGCATCCTGCCCGGCGCGGGTCTTGAGAAGGATGTGTTTACGCATCTCTGA
- the ftsZ gene encoding cell division protein FtsZ, with amino-acid sequence MTLNLTMPGGGAELDLRPRITVFGVGGAGGNAVNNMIQKDLEGVEFVVANTDAQALQQNQAQSRIQLGARVTEGLGAGARPQVGASAAEETIEEIVDRLAGAHMCFITAGMGGGTGTGAAPIIAQAARELGILTVGVVTKPFQFEGAKRMRQAEEGVEALQKVVDTLIIIPNQNLFRLANEKTTFTEAFSLADDVLYQGVKGVTDLMVRPGMINLDFADVRSVMDEMGKAMMGTGEATGEDRAVEAAEKAIANPLLDELSLKGARGVLINITGGHDLTLFEMDEAANRIRQEVDEDANIIVGSTLDTAMEGTMRVSVVATGIDVAEGANEAPMPRRRLSEATAPVQAQQAAAAAVTPDPAPQPLTLEQPASMPEPAPAAASFFDAVDQQDAEEASMADDFFGRRSPAADDLPPPSYQPAPTPAPAMAVEPAVPSFQAQPRAEAAPGAPTPEAMDRLRAAVLKGEQRAQPQDAPRGADHNARFGIGSLINRMTGTAADAPVARPAAPAATAPAPAPQADPEDERIEIPAFLRRQAN; translated from the coding sequence ATGACGTTGAATCTCACCATGCCCGGCGGCGGCGCCGAACTCGATCTGCGTCCGCGCATCACCGTCTTCGGTGTCGGCGGAGCGGGCGGCAACGCCGTCAACAACATGATCCAGAAGGATCTGGAGGGGGTCGAGTTCGTCGTCGCGAACACCGACGCCCAGGCGCTCCAGCAAAATCAGGCGCAGTCGCGCATCCAGCTCGGCGCGCGCGTCACCGAAGGGCTCGGCGCGGGCGCGCGACCCCAGGTCGGCGCATCCGCCGCCGAGGAGACGATCGAGGAGATCGTCGACCGTCTCGCCGGTGCGCATATGTGCTTCATCACCGCCGGCATGGGCGGCGGCACCGGAACCGGTGCGGCCCCGATCATCGCACAGGCCGCCCGCGAGCTGGGCATCCTGACCGTCGGTGTCGTCACCAAGCCCTTCCAGTTCGAGGGCGCCAAGCGGATGCGCCAGGCCGAGGAGGGCGTCGAGGCGCTCCAGAAGGTCGTCGACACGCTCATCATCATTCCGAACCAGAACCTGTTCCGCCTCGCCAACGAGAAGACCACCTTCACCGAGGCGTTCAGCCTCGCCGACGACGTGCTCTACCAGGGCGTCAAGGGCGTGACCGACCTGATGGTCCGTCCGGGCATGATCAATCTCGACTTCGCCGACGTCCGGTCCGTGATGGACGAGATGGGCAAGGCCATGATGGGCACCGGCGAGGCCACGGGCGAGGATCGCGCCGTCGAGGCCGCCGAGAAGGCTATCGCCAACCCGCTTCTCGACGAGCTGTCGCTCAAGGGTGCGCGCGGCGTGCTCATCAACATCACCGGCGGGCACGACCTCACGCTCTTCGAGATGGACGAGGCCGCCAATCGCATCCGCCAGGAGGTGGACGAGGACGCGAACATCATCGTCGGCTCGACCCTCGACACCGCGATGGAAGGCACGATGCGTGTCTCGGTCGTCGCGACGGGGATCGACGTCGCCGAGGGCGCCAACGAGGCCCCAATGCCGCGCCGCCGTCTCTCCGAAGCGACTGCCCCGGTTCAGGCCCAGCAGGCAGCCGCGGCCGCCGTGACGCCCGATCCCGCGCCGCAGCCGCTGACACTCGAGCAGCCCGCGTCCATGCCCGAGCCGGCCCCCGCCGCGGCCAGCTTCTTCGATGCCGTCGACCAGCAGGATGCCGAAGAGGCGTCGATGGCCGACGACTTCTTCGGTCGCCGCAGCCCCGCTGCCGACGACCTGCCGCCGCCGTCCTACCAGCCGGCGCCGACGCCCGCGCCCGCGATGGCCGTCGAGCCGGCCGTGCCGAGCTTCCAGGCCCAACCGCGCGCCGAGGCCGCGCCCGGCGCGCCGACCCCCGAGGCGATGGACCGTCTGCGGGCCGCCGTCCTCAAAGGCGAGCAGCGGGCGCAGCCGCAGGACGCGCCCCGCGGCGCGGATCACAACGCCCGCTTCGGCATCGGCAGCCTGATCAACCGGATGACCGGCACCGCCGCTGACGCCCCTGTGGCGCGCCCCGCCGCGCCGGCCGCCACCGCCCCCGCGCCCGCCCCGCAGGCGGACCCCGAGGACGAGCGCATCGAGATCCCCGCCTTCCTTCGCCGCCAGGCGAACTGA
- the ftsA gene encoding cell division protein FtsA: MSRLFQAQRAMRRKRQAALQRGVVAILDVGTHKTACLVLRFEENTPQGEGVGHMAGQSNFRVIGATTTRSRGIRMGEVDAMPETERAIRTAVQGAQKMAGVRVDHVIACFSGGRPASYGLAGEVTLESGPCTVHDVARVLASVDTPDLGAGREILHAQPVNFGLDHRTTLRDPRGQTGEMLRTDMHLLSVDAHAIENLLTCIHRCDLELAGLASAPYAAATSALVEDEKELGAACIDMGGGTTGVSIFMRKHMVYADTVRLGGDHVTSDISQGLRIPSQTAEMIKCRYGGVVATGMDDREVIALEADTGDWHHDRRSVTRTELIGIIRPRVEEILEEARARLDAAGFGDLPSQRIVLTGGASQIPGLDGLAARILGNQVRLGRPLRVQGLPEAAKGPAFAACVGLCMQGAEPQDEFWDFDAVPERNSGRSIRRAVRWFRDNW, encoded by the coding sequence ATGAGCCGTCTGTTCCAGGCCCAGCGGGCCATGCGCCGCAAGCGTCAGGCCGCCCTCCAGCGGGGCGTCGTCGCCATTCTCGACGTGGGCACCCACAAGACCGCCTGCCTCGTGCTCCGCTTCGAGGAGAACACGCCCCAGGGCGAAGGCGTCGGCCACATGGCGGGCCAGTCGAACTTCCGCGTCATCGGCGCGACGACCACCCGGTCCCGCGGCATCCGCATGGGCGAGGTCGACGCCATGCCCGAGACCGAGCGCGCGATCCGCACCGCCGTGCAGGGCGCGCAGAAGATGGCCGGCGTCCGCGTCGATCATGTCATCGCCTGCTTTTCCGGCGGGCGACCCGCAAGCTACGGCCTCGCCGGCGAGGTGACGCTGGAAAGCGGGCCCTGCACCGTCCATGACGTGGCCCGCGTGCTGGCCTCGGTCGACACGCCCGATCTCGGCGCGGGACGCGAGATCCTGCACGCCCAGCCGGTGAATTTCGGCCTCGACCACCGCACGACGCTGCGCGACCCGCGCGGCCAGACGGGCGAGATGCTGCGCACGGACATGCACCTTCTGTCGGTCGACGCACACGCGATCGAGAACCTTCTGACCTGCATCCACCGCTGCGATCTCGAGCTCGCCGGTCTCGCCAGCGCGCCCTACGCCGCCGCGACCAGCGCGCTGGTCGAGGACGAGAAGGAGCTCGGCGCGGCTTGCATCGACATGGGCGGCGGCACGACCGGCGTGTCGATCTTCATGCGCAAGCACATGGTCTATGCCGACACCGTGCGCCTCGGTGGCGATCACGTCACCTCCGATATCAGCCAGGGGCTGCGCATCCCCAGCCAGACCGCCGAGATGATCAAATGCCGCTACGGCGGGGTTGTCGCAACGGGGATGGACGACCGCGAGGTCATCGCGCTCGAGGCCGATACGGGCGACTGGCACCACGACCGCCGCTCGGTCACGCGGACCGAGCTGATCGGGATCATCCGCCCCCGCGTCGAGGAAATCCTCGAAGAGGCGCGCGCGCGGTTGGACGCCGCGGGCTTCGGTGACCTGCCGTCCCAGCGCATCGTGCTGACCGGCGGGGCCAGCCAGATCCCCGGCCTCGACGGCTTGGCGGCGCGCATCCTTGGCAATCAGGTCCGTCTGGGCCGCCCGCTCCGCGTTCAGGGCCTGCCCGAAGCGGCCAAGGGTCCGGCCTTCGCCGCCTGCGTCGGCCTCTGCATGCAAGGCGCCGAGCCGCAGGACGAGTTCTGGGATTTCGATGCCGTGCCCGAGCGGAATTCCGGCCGCTCGATCCGCCGCGCCGTCCGCTGGTTCCGCGACAACTGGTAG
- a CDS encoding cell division protein FtsQ/DivIB: MRPLKTGARAVADPAPSKWRYRLQRLWLTPLFRALIRTGIPSFGFVFLFTWYINDDARIRAIIDGYETAIRTVQDRPEFMVGLLRIEGASEQLQEEIQEVLPIDLPLSQFQLDIDGLRAMLVDLDPVLDAEVRVKSGGVLLLKVTEREPAVIWTHADGIEVLDATGQRVATLTDIAEAGPLPIVAGDGADQHVPQALTLIQAAAPVTDRLVGLTRIGARRWDVVLDRGQRIALPETAPAAALDRALAMHAAQGVLDRDVTVVDLRLPHRPVLRLSGPARDELRRLQELERLSYTPEDQ, from the coding sequence ATGCGACCGCTGAAGACCGGCGCCCGCGCGGTTGCCGATCCCGCGCCGTCGAAATGGCGCTACCGGTTGCAGCGGCTCTGGCTGACGCCGCTCTTCCGGGCGCTGATCCGCACCGGCATCCCGAGCTTCGGCTTCGTTTTCCTGTTCACGTGGTACATCAACGACGATGCCCGCATCCGGGCCATCATCGACGGCTACGAGACCGCGATCCGCACCGTGCAGGACCGCCCCGAATTCATGGTCGGCCTGCTCCGGATCGAGGGCGCGTCCGAGCAGCTCCAGGAGGAAATCCAGGAGGTTCTGCCGATCGACCTGCCGCTGTCGCAGTTCCAGCTCGATATCGACGGGCTGCGCGCGATGCTGGTCGATCTCGACCCGGTGCTCGACGCGGAGGTCCGGGTGAAATCGGGCGGCGTCCTCCTTCTGAAGGTGACCGAGCGGGAACCGGCGGTCATCTGGACCCATGCGGACGGGATCGAGGTGCTGGACGCCACGGGTCAGCGCGTCGCGACGCTGACGGATATCGCGGAAGCCGGGCCCCTGCCCATCGTGGCGGGCGACGGCGCCGATCAGCACGTGCCCCAGGCCCTGACGCTCATCCAGGCTGCCGCGCCCGTCACCGACCGTCTGGTTGGCCTGACCCGGATCGGCGCGCGCCGCTGGGACGTGGTGCTCGACCGCGGCCAGCGGATCGCGCTGCCCGAGACCGCGCCCGCCGCGGCACTCGACCGCGCGTTGGCCATGCATGCCGCGCAAGGCGTGCTCGACCGCGACGTTACCGTCGTCGACCTGCGTCTCCCGCACCGGCCGGTGCTGCGCCTCAGCGGGCCCGCCCGCGACGAGCTGCGCCGCCTGCAGGAGCTGGAGCGCCTCAGCTATACACCGGAGGATCAATGA
- a CDS encoding D-alanine--D-alanine ligase, whose amino-acid sequence MSGRTFHHVAVLMGGRSSEREVSLSTGRGCAQALRDAGYDVTEIDAGPDLAQVLTDLAPDAVFNALHGRWGEDGCVQGLLEWLALPYTHSGVLASARAMDKTLSKAAFARAGLPVVESRIVSKAAAMAAHALPPPYVIKPNADGSSVGIYIVDQGANTPPTLADTMPERVMVETYAPGRELTCTVLMDEALTVTEIVTDGWYDYEAKYAEGGSSHVLPADLPSEIFAACQDYARRAHAALGCRSISRTDFRWDPARGLDGLILLETNTQPGMTPTSLTPEQAQHAGHDFAALCAMLVEDASCDR is encoded by the coding sequence ATGTCGGGCAGGACATTCCATCATGTCGCCGTCCTCATGGGCGGCCGTTCGTCGGAGCGCGAGGTCTCGCTTTCGACCGGGCGCGGCTGTGCGCAGGCCTTGCGCGATGCCGGCTACGACGTCACCGAGATCGACGCGGGCCCGGACCTTGCACAGGTGCTGACCGATCTGGCGCCGGACGCGGTCTTCAATGCGCTGCACGGCCGCTGGGGCGAGGATGGCTGCGTCCAGGGCCTGCTCGAATGGCTGGCCCTTCCCTACACCCATTCCGGCGTGCTGGCCTCGGCCCGTGCGATGGACAAGACGCTGTCGAAGGCGGCTTTCGCGCGCGCGGGATTGCCCGTCGTCGAAAGCCGGATCGTGTCGAAAGCCGCGGCGATGGCGGCCCACGCGCTGCCGCCGCCCTACGTCATCAAGCCCAATGCCGACGGCTCCTCGGTCGGGATCTACATCGTGGACCAGGGCGCGAACACGCCGCCCACCCTCGCGGACACCATGCCCGAGCGCGTGATGGTCGAGACCTACGCCCCAGGGCGCGAGCTGACCTGCACCGTCCTGATGGATGAGGCGCTGACCGTGACCGAGATCGTCACCGATGGCTGGTACGACTACGAGGCGAAATATGCCGAGGGTGGGTCGTCCCACGTGCTGCCCGCCGATCTGCCGTCCGAGATCTTCGCCGCCTGTCAGGACTATGCGCGCCGCGCCCACGCGGCCCTCGGCTGCCGCTCGATCAGCCGCACGGACTTCCGCTGGGATCCGGCGCGCGGGCTCGACGGGCTGATCCTTCTGGAAACGAACACCCAGCCGGGCATGACGCCCACCTCGCTGACGCCCGAGCAGGCGCAGCATGCGGGCCATGATTTCGCGGCGCTCTGCGCGATGCTGGTGGAGGATGCCTCATGCGACCGCTGA
- the murB gene encoding UDP-N-acetylmuramate dehydrogenase — translation MTWPVVRGTLTENRPLADLTWLRVGGPADALFQPADVEDLRSFLRDLDPAAPVFPMGVGSNLIVRDGGIRAVVIRLGRGFNGIEIEGDLVHAGAAALDAHVARRAADAGRDLTFLRTIPGAIGGAVKMNAGCYGTYTADHLVEVEAVTRAGEAVTIPASDLHFAYRSSRIPEGHVITRATFRAPEGDPAELEARMAAQLARRDETQPTKDRSAGSTFRNPAGYSSTGRADDTHDLKAWKVIDDAGMRGATRGGAIMSPKHSNFLVNQGGATAAELEGLGEEVRKRVFETSGVTLEWEIMRVGETH, via the coding sequence ATGACCTGGCCGGTCGTGCGTGGCACCCTGACCGAGAACCGCCCCCTCGCGGACCTGACGTGGTTGCGCGTCGGCGGTCCGGCGGATGCTCTGTTCCAGCCCGCGGATGTCGAGGACCTGCGCAGCTTCCTGCGCGATCTCGACCCGGCCGCGCCGGTCTTTCCCATGGGCGTCGGATCGAACCTGATCGTGCGCGACGGCGGGATCAGGGCCGTGGTCATCCGCTTGGGGCGGGGATTCAACGGCATCGAGATCGAGGGCGACCTCGTCCATGCCGGCGCCGCCGCGCTGGACGCCCATGTCGCGCGCCGCGCCGCCGACGCCGGACGCGACCTGACCTTCCTGCGCACCATTCCCGGCGCGATCGGCGGTGCGGTGAAGATGAACGCGGGCTGCTACGGCACCTATACCGCCGACCACCTGGTCGAAGTCGAGGCTGTCACGCGCGCGGGCGAGGCGGTCACGATCCCCGCGTCCGACCTGCACTTCGCCTACCGCTCCAGCCGCATCCCCGAGGGCCATGTCATCACCCGCGCCACCTTCCGCGCGCCCGAGGGCGATCCGGCGGAGCTGGAGGCCCGGATGGCGGCACAGCTCGCGCGCCGCGACGAGACGCAGCCGACCAAGGATCGCAGCGCGGGCAGCACCTTTCGCAACCCGGCGGGCTATTCCTCGACCGGACGGGCCGACGACACGCATGACCTGAAGGCCTGGAAGGTCATTGACGATGCCGGGATGCGCGGGGCTACGCGGGGCGGCGCGATCATGAGCCCGAAGCATTCGAACTTCCTCGTCAACCAGGGTGGCGCAACCGCCGCAGAGCTGGAGGGTCTGGGCGAGGAGGTCCGAAAGAGGGTTTTCGAGACCAGCGGCGTGACGCTAGAGTGGGAAATCATGCGGGTCGGCGAGACCCACTGA
- a CDS encoding DUF2484 family protein, producing the protein MALIALCLWVVLAWVLQTVLTARQSWPAAYGLIACGLPLVAWLWLSMSALWALLGLGVMALVLRWPLRYAVRWLKARLT; encoded by the coding sequence ATGGCCCTGATCGCCCTCTGCCTCTGGGTCGTGCTCGCTTGGGTCCTGCAGACCGTCCTGACCGCCAGGCAGTCGTGGCCCGCCGCCTACGGGTTGATTGCCTGCGGCCTGCCGCTGGTCGCGTGGCTCTGGTTGTCGATGTCGGCGCTCTGGGCGCTGCTCGGGCTCGGGGTCATGGCGCTCGTGCTGCGCTGGCCGCTGCGCTACGCGGTTCGCTGGCTGAAGGCGCGACTGACATGA
- the murC gene encoding UDP-N-acetylmuramate--L-alanine ligase, with product MNTNATKLPTQLGPIHFVGIGGIGMSGIAEVLLSHGYTVQGSDLKASKITDRLAGKGARIFEGQRAENLEAAEVVVISSAIKPGNPELDAARARGLPVVRRAEMLAELMRLKSNVAVAGTHGKTTTTTMVAALLDQGKLDPTVINGGIIHAYGSNARMGQGEWMVVEADESDGTFNRLPATIAIVTNIDPEHMEHWGTIENLRRGFTDFVSNIPFYGLAICCTDHAEVQALVGRITDRRIVTYGFNAQADIRATGLRYEGGVALFDIALQDTGEVIEGCRLPMPGDHNVSNALSGVAVARELGVPNDVIREGLAAFGGVNRRFTRVGEWNGVPIIDDYGHHPVEIAAVLKAARQSIDEGGRVIAVHQPHRYSRLHSLFDDFASCFADADVVGIADVFAAGEEPIEGASRDDLVAGLIRTGHRHARAVTDEADLERLVREQARPGDIVVCLGAGTISAWANALPARLAA from the coding sequence ATGAACACGAACGCCACCAAGCTGCCCACCCAACTGGGCCCGATCCACTTCGTCGGCATCGGCGGTATCGGCATGTCTGGCATCGCCGAAGTGCTCCTGTCCCATGGCTACACGGTGCAGGGGTCGGACCTGAAGGCGTCGAAGATCACCGACCGGCTGGCCGGGAAGGGCGCGCGCATCTTCGAAGGCCAGCGCGCCGAGAACCTCGAGGCGGCCGAGGTCGTCGTCATCTCCTCGGCCATCAAGCCGGGGAATCCCGAGCTCGACGCCGCCCGCGCGCGCGGCCTGCCGGTGGTGCGCCGCGCCGAGATGCTGGCCGAGTTGATGCGGCTGAAATCCAACGTCGCGGTGGCGGGCACCCACGGGAAGACGACGACCACCACCATGGTCGCGGCGCTGCTGGACCAAGGCAAACTGGATCCGACGGTCATCAATGGCGGAATCATCCACGCCTACGGCTCGAACGCACGGATGGGGCAGGGCGAGTGGATGGTGGTCGAGGCCGACGAGAGCGACGGCACCTTCAACCGCCTGCCCGCGACCATCGCCATCGTCACCAATATCGACCCCGAGCACATGGAACATTGGGGCACGATCGAGAACCTGCGCCGGGGCTTCACCGATTTCGTCTCGAACATCCCGTTCTACGGGCTCGCCATCTGCTGCACCGATCACGCCGAAGTACAGGCGCTGGTCGGGCGCATCACCGACCGCCGCATCGTCACCTACGGCTTCAACGCCCAGGCCGACATCCGCGCCACGGGCCTGCGCTACGAGGGCGGGGTCGCGTTGTTCGACATCGCGCTGCAGGACACGGGCGAGGTGATCGAGGGCTGCCGCCTGCCGATGCCGGGCGACCACAACGTGTCGAACGCGCTCTCCGGCGTGGCGGTGGCGCGCGAGCTGGGCGTGCCGAACGACGTGATCCGCGAGGGGCTGGCCGCGTTCGGGGGCGTCAACCGGCGCTTCACCCGCGTGGGCGAGTGGAACGGCGTGCCCATCATCGACGATTATGGCCACCACCCGGTCGAGATCGCCGCCGTCCTCAAGGCTGCGCGCCAGTCGATCGACGAGGGCGGCCGCGTCATCGCCGTCCACCAGCCGCACCGATATTCGCGGCTCCACTCTCTCTTCGACGACTTCGCGAGCTGCTTTGCCGATGCCGACGTGGTGGGCATCGCCGACGTATTCGCCGCGGGCGAGGAGCCGATCGAGGGCGCGTCGCGCGACGATCTCGTAGCGGGCCTGATCCGCACCGGTCATCGCCATGCCCGCGCCGTCACCGACGAGGCCGATCTCGAACGCCTCGTGCGCGAGCAGGCACGGCCGGGCGACATCGTCGTCTGCCTCGGGGCGGGTACCATCTCGGCTTGGGCGAACGCGCTTCCGGCGCGTCTCGCGGCATGA
- the murG gene encoding undecaprenyldiphospho-muramoylpentapeptide beta-N-acetylglucosaminyltransferase yields MPPLVVIAAGGTGGHMFPAQALAEEMLTRGWRVKLSTDDRGARYAGSFPDEVEIEIVPSATPQRGGLGAKLGVPFKLTSGVMRALSGFRRDRPAVVAGFGGYPSIPALAAATMMKLPRLIHEQNGVPGRVNEIFATRVDAFACGTWPTKLPEGVEGQHTGNPVRAAVAARAASPYIPPGDYPMTVLAIGGSQGARVLADCVPDALARLPEAIRANLRVFQQARPEDHDRVAAAYAATGMDAEIRPFFDDVPTLMAEAQLVIARAGASTIADLSIIGRPAILIPYPHAAGDHQTANARGLVEVGAAILLPERKLDATSLAAQAELILTNPDGARQMARAAMSVAVPDAATRLADLVTDVSDI; encoded by the coding sequence ATGCCGCCCCTCGTCGTCATCGCCGCCGGAGGCACCGGGGGCCACATGTTCCCGGCGCAGGCCCTCGCCGAGGAGATGCTGACGCGCGGCTGGCGGGTGAAGCTTTCGACCGACGATCGGGGCGCGCGCTACGCGGGCAGCTTCCCGGACGAGGTCGAGATCGAGATCGTGCCCTCGGCCACGCCCCAGCGGGGCGGCCTCGGGGCCAAGCTCGGCGTGCCGTTCAAGCTGACCTCGGGTGTCATGCGCGCGCTGTCGGGCTTCCGGCGCGATCGCCCCGCCGTGGTCGCGGGCTTCGGCGGCTACCCGTCGATCCCGGCGCTGGCGGCGGCGACGATGATGAAGCTGCCGCGCCTGATCCACGAACAGAACGGCGTGCCCGGCCGCGTCAACGAGATCTTCGCCACCCGCGTCGATGCCTTCGCCTGCGGGACCTGGCCCACCAAGCTGCCCGAAGGCGTCGAGGGGCAGCACACCGGCAATCCGGTCCGCGCCGCCGTCGCCGCCCGCGCGGCCAGCCCCTACATCCCGCCCGGTGACTACCCGATGACCGTCCTCGCCATCGGCGGCAGCCAGGGCGCGCGCGTGTTGGCCGATTGCGTGCCCGACGCGCTCGCCCGGCTGCCCGAGGCCATCCGCGCCAACCTTCGGGTCTTCCAGCAGGCCCGCCCCGAGGATCACGACCGCGTCGCCGCGGCCTATGCCGCAACCGGCATGGATGCCGAGATCCGGCCCTTCTTCGACGACGTGCCGACCCTGATGGCCGAGGCGCAACTGGTGATCGCCCGCGCGGGCGCTTCGACCATCGCGGACCTCTCGATCATCGGTCGGCCGGCGATCCTGATCCCCTATCCCCACGCCGCCGGCGACCATCAGACTGCCAATGCGCGCGGTCTCGTCGAAGTGGGGGCCGCGATCCTGCTGCCGGAGCGGAAACTCGACGCGACAAGCCTTGCCGCACAGGCCGAGCTGATCCTGACCAACCCCGACGGCGCGCGCCAGATGGCGCGCGCGGCCATGTCCGTGGCGGTGCCCGACGCGGCGACCCGGCTGGCCGATCTCGTCACAGACGTGAGCGACATATGA